One window from the genome of Mauremys mutica isolate MM-2020 ecotype Southern chromosome 4, ASM2049712v1, whole genome shotgun sequence encodes:
- the LOC123368747 gene encoding protein tyrosine phosphatase receptor type C-associated protein isoform X2, with amino-acid sequence MHSAIRAPWGLLSAGLALLVLPGPALGSDSNPDSNSVAVVFLVFLLLLLLLVLALAWRKLSHDSDGRYHPRHLCQPYHLLAALARRWRELRGQVPPERHWQGKEDDEEEDDEEEDEETIQRDEEEGGGGQEQQSEEEGTAVPEGTPPHDAPEGALEEGGEAEGASAGGLLSDLHSFSGTAAWEDSAAEGGSRQHVTAL; translated from the coding sequence cactctgCCATTCGTGCCCCATGGGGCCTGCTCTCTGCAGGGCTGGCACTCCTGGTGCTTCCGGGACCCGCGCTGGGCTCAGACTCCAACCCAGACAGCAACTCCGTGGCTGTGGTCTTCCTGGtcttcctgctcctgctgctgctcctggtgcTGGCCCTGGCCTGGCGCAAGCTGAGCCATGATTCAGATGGCAGGTATCACCCACGCCACCTGTGCCAGCCATACCACCTGCTAGCAGCCCTGGCCAGGCGCTGGCGTGAGCTGCGAGGGCAGGTGCCCCCTGAGAGGCACTGGCAAGGCAAGGAGGACGACGAGGAGGAGGACGACgaggaggaggatgaggagaCCATTCAGCGGGATGAGGAGGAAGGTggaggagggcaggagcagcagagcgAGGAGGAGGGCACTGCTGTGCCAGAGGGGACCCCGCCCCACGATGCCCCTGAGGGAGCCCTAgaagagggaggggaggcagagggtgCCAGCGCCGGAGGCCTGCTCAGTGACCTGCACTCCTTCTCCGGGACGGCTGCCTGGGAGGACAGCGCCGCGGAGGGAGGAAGCCGCCAGCATGTCACTGCCCTCTAG
- the RPS6KB2 gene encoding ribosomal protein S6 kinase beta-2, which yields MAGVFDIDLETEEGSDGDEPELGVEMDLELRGNGLEPVGHYEEIEISESSVNNGPECIGPHCFELLRVLGKGGYGKVFQVRKVQGTNAGKIFAMKVLKKAKIACNAKDTAHTKAERNILEAIKHPFIVDLIYAFQTGGKLYLILECLSGGELFMQLEREGIFLEDTACFYLSEITLALGHLHCNGIIYRDLKPENIMLNSQGHIKLTDFGLCKESIHEGAVTHTFCGTIEYMAPEILMRSGHNRAVDWWSLGALMYDMLTGSPPFTAENRKKTIDKILKGKLVLPPYLTPDARDLLKKFLKRNPSQRIGGGTGDAADVQKQPFFRQVNWDELLARKLDPPFRPCLQSDDDVSQFDTRFTRQTPVDSPDDASISESANQAFLGFTYVAPSVLESIKEGFSFQPKVRSPRRLNSSPRTPVSPLKFSPFEAFKPSLAVEPMELGLPLLPPQPEGTAPLPIKTPTGTKKQKGGRGRVAR from the exons ATGGCCGGGGTGTTTGACATCGACCTGGAGACCGAGGAGGGGAGCGACGGGGACGAGCCCGAGCTGGGGGTG GAGATGGATTTGGAGCTGCGGGGGAATGGCCTGGA GCCGGTGGGGCACTATGAGGAGATCGAGATCTCAGAGAGCAGCGTCAACAATGGCCCTGAGTGCATCGGGCCCCACTGTTTCGAGCTGCTGCGCGTCCTAGGCAAGGGTGGCTACGGCAAG GTGTTCCAGGTACGGAAGGTGCAGGGGACCAACGCTGGGAAGATCTTTGCCATGAAAGTCCTGAAGAAG GCCAAAATCGCCTGCAACGCCAAGGACACGGCTCACACCAAGGCTGAGAGGAACATCCTGGAGGCCATCAAACACCCCTTCATCGTGGACCTGATCTACGCTTTCCAGACGGGTGGCAAGCTCTACCTCATCCTTGAGTGCTTGAGTG GTGGCGAGCTCTTCATGCAGCTGGAGCGTGAGGGCATTTTCCTGGAGGACACAGCATG CTTCTACCTGAGCGAGATCACACTGGCCCTGGGCCACCTGCACTGCAACGGCATCATCTACCGGGACCTGAAGCCGGAGAACATCATGTTGAACAGCCAAG GACACATCAAGCTGACGGACTTCGGACTGTGCAAGGAGTCGATCCATGAGGGAGCCGTCACCCACACCTTCTGTGGGACCATTGAGTACAT GGCTCCAGAGATCCTGATGCGGAGCGGACACAACCGGGCCGTGGACTGGTGGAGCCTCGGGGCCTTGATGTACGACATGCTCACTGGATCG CCGCCCTTCACAGCTGAGAACCGGAAGAAAACCATCGACAAGATCCTCAAGGGGAAGTTGGTGCTGCCACCTTACCTGACCCCTGATGCCCGGGATCTACTCAAGAAG TTCCTCAAGAGAAACCCCAGCCAGAGGATTGGGGGCGGGACGGGCGATGCAGCTGATGTGCAG AAGCAGCCATTTTTCCGCCAAGTCAACTGGGATGAACTGCTGGCGCGCAAGCTGGACCCACCCTTCAGGCCTTGCCTG CAATCGGATGATGACGTCAGCCAGTTTGACACCCGCTTCACTCGTCAGACGCCCGTGGACAGCCCTGACGACGCCTCCATTAGCGAGAGTGCCAACCAGGCCTTCCTG GGCTTCACGTATGTGGCCCCGTCGGTGCTGGAGAGCATTAAGGAGGGCTTCTCCTTCCAGCCAAAGGTGCGCTCCCCTCGCCGCCTCAATAGCAGCCCCAGAACGCCTGTCAG CCCGTTGAAGTTCTCTCCCTTCGAGGCCTTCAAGCCCAGCCTGGCGGTGGAGCCAATGGAGCTAGGGCTGCCGCTGCTGCCGCCCCAACCAGAGGGCACGGCCCCCCTGCCCATCAAGACGCCGACAGGCACCAAGAAGCAGaaggggggccggggccgggtggcAAGGTAG
- the LOC123368747 gene encoding protein tyrosine phosphatase receptor type C-associated protein isoform X1 yields MHQPDLHPLPEDRGHSAIRAPWGLLSAGLALLVLPGPALGSDSNPDSNSVAVVFLVFLLLLLLLVLALAWRKLSHDSDGRYHPRHLCQPYHLLAALARRWRELRGQVPPERHWQGKEDDEEEDDEEEDEETIQRDEEEGGGGQEQQSEEEGTAVPEGTPPHDAPEGALEEGGEAEGASAGGLLSDLHSFSGTAAWEDSAAEGGSRQHVTAL; encoded by the coding sequence cactctgCCATTCGTGCCCCATGGGGCCTGCTCTCTGCAGGGCTGGCACTCCTGGTGCTTCCGGGACCCGCGCTGGGCTCAGACTCCAACCCAGACAGCAACTCCGTGGCTGTGGTCTTCCTGGtcttcctgctcctgctgctgctcctggtgcTGGCCCTGGCCTGGCGCAAGCTGAGCCATGATTCAGATGGCAGGTATCACCCACGCCACCTGTGCCAGCCATACCACCTGCTAGCAGCCCTGGCCAGGCGCTGGCGTGAGCTGCGAGGGCAGGTGCCCCCTGAGAGGCACTGGCAAGGCAAGGAGGACGACGAGGAGGAGGACGACgaggaggaggatgaggagaCCATTCAGCGGGATGAGGAGGAAGGTggaggagggcaggagcagcagagcgAGGAGGAGGGCACTGCTGTGCCAGAGGGGACCCCGCCCCACGATGCCCCTGAGGGAGCCCTAgaagagggaggggaggcagagggtgCCAGCGCCGGAGGCCTGCTCAGTGACCTGCACTCCTTCTCCGGGACGGCTGCCTGGGAGGACAGCGCCGCGGAGGGAGGAAGCCGCCAGCATGTCACTGCCCTCTAG